The proteins below are encoded in one region of Triticum aestivum cultivar Chinese Spring chromosome 1B, IWGSC CS RefSeq v2.1, whole genome shotgun sequence:
- the LOC123087926 gene encoding uncharacterized protein encodes MFRRAKTTTIATPPSDGEVRVHKVEKIELVRNLVTKPSIYYGANPMAASTMRRGAAGHGTAANTGKATGASRPGVVSIEDINKRSEAYIRERKRLFQGLK; translated from the coding sequence ATGTTTCGACGCGCCAAGACCACGACGATAGCCACACCACCCTCCGATGGCGAGGTGCGGGTGCATAAGGTCGAGAAGATTGAGCTTGTCCGCAATCTCGTGACCAAGCCGTCGATCTACTACGGCGCCAACCCGATGGCAGCATCGACCATGAGGCGAGGTGCAGCCGGTCACGGCACGGCCGCCAACACCGGTAAGGCTACTGGCGCCTCGAGGCCGGGGGTCGTGTCCATAGAGGATATTAACAAGAGGTCTGAGGCTTACATCCGGGAGAGGAAGAGGCTCTTCCAGGGCCTGAAGTAG